One region of Kytococcus sedentarius DSM 20547 genomic DNA includes:
- a CDS encoding ANTAR domain-containing response regulator, which produces MRIVVAEDEAVIRLDLVEILTELGHEVVAQVGDGRAAVQAACEHRPDLAVMDVKMPVLDGITAAEELAREAVCPVVLLTAFSDADLVSRAAEAGVLAYVTKPFGPSDLAPALAVARARFEQVRALESEVADLTERFEARKDVDRAKGLLQKQLGIDETQAFRWLQKTAMDRRLSMREVARAVVEQMGRG; this is translated from the coding sequence GTGCGCATCGTCGTGGCCGAGGACGAGGCGGTCATCCGCCTGGACCTGGTGGAGATCCTCACCGAGCTGGGCCACGAGGTGGTCGCCCAGGTGGGGGACGGGCGTGCCGCTGTGCAGGCCGCGTGCGAGCACCGGCCCGATCTCGCGGTGATGGACGTGAAGATGCCCGTCCTGGACGGGATCACTGCCGCCGAGGAGCTCGCACGCGAGGCCGTGTGCCCGGTGGTGCTGCTCACGGCCTTCTCCGATGCGGACCTCGTGTCCCGGGCTGCCGAGGCCGGAGTGCTCGCCTATGTCACCAAGCCGTTCGGACCGAGCGACCTCGCCCCGGCCCTGGCGGTGGCGAGGGCCCGCTTCGAGCAGGTCCGGGCCCTGGAGTCCGAGGTGGCCGACCTCACCGAGCGCTTCGAGGCCCGCAAGGACGTGGACCGCGCCAAGGGGCTGCTGCAGAAGCAGCTGGGGATCGACGAGACGCAGGCCTTCCGGTGGCTCCAGAAGACGGCGATGGACCGCCGGTTGTCGATGCGGGAGGTCGCCCGCGCCGTCGTCGAGCAGATGGGTCGGGGCTGA